Proteins encoded together in one Populus nigra unplaced genomic scaffold, ddPopNigr1.1 SCAFFOLD_142, whole genome shotgun sequence window:
- the LOC133680758 gene encoding uncharacterized protein LOC133680758 produces the protein MTTITSVLSLLFFLYFLIAKSHADNIGAATPPPPPPPVSPPDGSVEFPESVYCNQFNSKCFGQIISCPSQCPTFKPYDPKNKGCFADCNSKKCEAICRTRRPNCNGIGAACYDPRFVGGDGVMFYFHGKTNEHFSLVSDSNLQINARFIGRRPSGRSRDNTWIQALGLMFDSHSFTVGANKVAQWNDQVDQLLFTYDGTPFNIPQGHLSTWTSPDLNNIVVERTTKYNSVTVTLRNVVEISVKIVPITKEDDRIHKYEIPSDDCFAHLEVQFKFFNLSEKAEGVLGQTYRPDFENPVKRGVPMPIMGGENKYKTSSLVSADCNLCIFSPSSKPQYAAKLLALNTDSTLDCTSNTGNGHGSVVFCRR, from the exons ATGACCACTATCACTTCAGTTTTGTCCCTCTTGTTCTTTCTTTACTTTCTTATTGCCAAGTCTCATGCAGACAACATTGGAGCTgccacaccaccaccaccaccaccaccagtgTCACCTCCAGATGGTTCTGTGGAGTTCCCTGAGTCAGTCTACTGCAATCAGTTTAATTCAAAATGCTTTGGCCAAATCATTTCCTGCCCCTCCCAGTGCCCTACATTCAAGCCCTATGACCCCAAGAATAAAGGCTGTTTTGCAGATTGTAACTCCAAAAAATGTGAAGCCATTTGCAGAA CTCGCAGGCCAAACTGTAATGGTATAGGTGCAGCCTGTTATGATCCAAGGTTTGTTGGAGGAGATGGTGTCATGTTCTACTTCCACGGCAAGACAAACGAGCATTTTAGCTTAGTATCTGACTCTAATCTTCAAATAAATGCTCGATTCATTGGACGCCGACCTTCTGGAAGATCCCGTGACAACACATGGATTCAAGCCTTAGGTCTCATGTTCGACTCTCACTCGTTCACTGTAGGAGCAAACAAGGTGGCACAATGGAACGACCAAGTGGACCAACTCCTCTTCACCTATGATGGCACACCATTCAACATTCCTCAAGGTCACCTCTCTACTTGGACTAGTCCTGACCTAAATAATATTGTGGTGGAGAGGACAACAAAGTACAATAGCGTTACAGTTACATTGCGCAATGTTGTTGAGATATCTGTGAAAATTGTTCCCATAACCAAGGAAGACGACCGCATACACAAGTATGAAATACCATCCGATGATTGTTTTGCACATTTGGAGGTgcaattcaagttttttaatcTGTCAGAGAAGGCGGAAGGTGTCTTAGGGCAGACGTATCGTCCGGATTTCGAGAATCCAGTGAAGAGAGGGGTTCCAATGCCAATCATGGGCGGGGAGAACAAGTACAAGACCTCTTCTCTTGTATCAGCAGATTGTAACTTGTGCATTTTCTCACCATCCTCGAAACCTCAATATGCAGCTAAACTATTGGCATTGAATACCGATTCCACTTTGGATTGCACTAGCAACACAGGTAATGGCCATGGATCAGTGGTTTTTTGTCGTCGGTAG
- the LOC133680759 gene encoding NDR1/HIN1-like protein 6, whose translation MADHQKVHPLNTSSTHDDRPLDVEAPQSPRVPLVPRGSSKSDQGDPAAHIHDHHYPPFQRTIPVTHTKPPKKRRSCCCRFLCWTLSLLLLLILVIGAVAGILYLVFQPKLPKFSIDTLQITRFNLTTNSSLSATFNVTITARNPNKKVGVYYEGGSHISVWYTGTNLCQGSLPKFYQGHRNTTVLNVLLSGQTDDGNTLLTSLQQQKQQTGIIPLNLKVDQPVRIKLGKLKLMKVKFRVRCRLDIDSLAANNAINIRNSSCKFRFRL comes from the coding sequence ATGGCAGATCATCAGAAAGTTCATCCTCTCAATACGAGTAGCACCCATGACGATCGACCATTAGATGTCGAGGCACCACAGTCGCCCAGGGTTCCATTAGTGCCCCGGGGCTCCTCCAAGTCTGATCAAGGTGATCCAGCTGCACATATTCATGACCACCATTATCCCCCTTTTCAGCGTACAATTCCGGTCACTCACACTAAACCACCCAAGAAGAGAAGAAGCTGTTGTTGCAGATTCTTGTGCTGGACGCTCTCTCTTCTCTTGCTCCTCATTCTTGTCATTGGAGCTGTTGCTGGAATTCTGTACCTTGTCTTCCAACCCAAACTCCCCAAGTTCTCCATCGACACGTTGCAAATTACCCGATTCAATCTCACTACCAATTCCAGCTTATCTGCCACCTTCAATGTCACCATCACTGCTAGGAATCCTAACAAGAAAGTGGGCGTCTACTACGAGGGTGGGAGCCATATAAGCGTGTGGTACACAGGCACAAATCTATGTCAAGGGTCGTTACCAAAATTCTACCAGGGTCACAGGAACACCACCGTGCTTAATGTGTTGTTATCAGGACAAACAGATGATGGCAATACATTGCTCACTTCATTGCAACAGCAAAAACAGCAGACTGGAATCATTCCTTTGAACCTCAAGGTGGACCAGCCTGTGAGAATCAAGCTTGGCAAGCTGAAGCTCATGAAGGTGAAGTTCAGGGTCAGATGCAGGCTAGATATCGACAGCTTAGCTGCCAATAACGccattaatattagaaatagtAGCTGTAAGTTTAGGTTTAGgctataa